The DNA window gaTAAGGAAAGGAATCAACAGGTTGTAAGgtatttattacttttagaAGTGTGAGTTGCCTAAAAGCGCCCTCTCTGTCCTAGATAGGCAGGGCACCAAAGTTGCATTTGCCTGTTATAGCGGATCGAGGGGCAGTATCTACAGTGTTTAATTAATGGAGATGCTTTGAGGAGAAATGTATGAATCACGTGTATTTTACCACAGCCAATCATCTTGGCGCATGAAAAATCTAGTTACTTTGTTACATGCTCGCAAAAACTCTCTGAAAGATTATATGTTGGCCAGGGATCGATCGTTGTCAATACCCGAGGAGCTTGCTAATAGATGAGTTAGTACAACTTTTTGAACAATATGAGTGTACTATATGGACAGTCAAGGCTCATATATAACTGGCAATACAAGAAATATCGTTTAGCACCCTCTTTGATAGAGAAGATTTATAATGCGATTCATACTCCATTGCCGtgcataggtaggtaggtgTATATCTGCTGTTCCATCGTGATTAATTAGTAAGATTCTAGGAGAAAAGTCACAGAAGAATGGTCAAAGGTGTTCAGTATGCAAAAAAGAGTATCATATGATCTAGTATTTCAGAAACTACTAATCTAACACTTTCATTATTCGGTCTTTGTATTAAAGTTTATCCCCATATATCAGAACaagtcttttcttccttcgattctttctcttcttcttcggtcTTTGTTATTCCTCTCTCACATTCTATGAGGAGTTTCCACCGCtctatttaaaaaaaagaaacaacagGTGTAAAAAATTCTCTAGTAGATTgccagcaaaaaaaaaaaaaaaaaaaaaaaaaaaaaaaaaaaaagcaaaacatTCCAACCTTCTTCCAAAAGGAATAGTATATAGATGAAATAAAATCATAATCTTGTGATTTGAATAGACGAAACATAAAAATCAGCCTCTTTGGTATCGAGCGAAAAAcataaaaagtaaatagtaTAAAAATTTCAAAACCATATGCCCCTTTCCTCTCCGAAATTCCAAGAAACGCCATTTCGTAAGTATAAAAGAGTTGAAATCGATCCAAAGTGAGGAGGATTAAAGATGGCGAAGTAGATGCAAAAAGATTAAGTAGTGAGTTAAATGGAGTAAAGAGGTAGTGTAGTCGGTCTATAGTGTAGAAGATAAATGTCGAAAGGTCTTTTAATGCAAAAGAGGTTAGCCGGAGAGAAAGTTTTGCAGAAAACATATTGCTCCATCAGGCTATAAAATACTGTAGTGTATGCGtcgaggaaaaaagaggttTGGAATTAGATTTGCATCgagtcatcatcaaccgaCATTtggtcgtcgtcggcatACGCGAGCTGAGACCAGACGCGCCAGTGCAAAACGCCGAGGTGTGCCATTCTGGTAGCAATATCATCCACGCTTGCATCGTCAAAGGCCTCTCGTGAACCGCCATCAGTATCCCGGTCCGCCGTGGCGGGTCGACGGCTGGGGACTCGAACGCCAGTTGCAACTGAAAACAGGGCAACACCAGAGAGGCCCTTGAATTCGCGGACTCGAGCGCCAAGATCGGCCATCAAGCGGGTAAGGAAGCTCTCTTCAGCATCGCGGTAGTAAGGGGAGTCGATATCGCTGAGGGCAGAAGCCAGCTTGGCCTCCAAATGAGGCAGAGTGGTGGACGGCAGGTTGACAAAGCGGAAGATTTGCAGTGCCATTGACGGAGCCATCATCTGCCATCGTGTAGAGGGCTGGCTTGCCTGCGGGGAagtctgcagcagcgcaacgAGTGTCTGGAATAGCTCACGAGCCTTGGTCTGAGAGTCGCGCTTGGGGGCGACATAGGAAGGGACCACAAAGGAAGATCTGGGTGATGAGGAGGCAGATCCTGCCACGCTGTGGACGACGCTTGACGGCCTGGAGATGGACGGAGGAGTGTTGAAGTCAAATCTGTCCAAGATGTCATCCACCTGAGAAGAGCAGTCAGATGATGGGGCTGCTGGGGTGCGGCGTCCTATCCTCTCAAAGTCTTCATAGACACGCATGCACACCTCCAGGTTGATGGCGTCCAGCACGTCGGCTCTAAGCTTCATCAGTCGCTCCTCGTCAAAGGTAAAGGTTGTAGGCAGTCGTTCCTCCCAGGCCGAGGGCAGCATGAGTCTTGACAAGCCCTCGAAAAATACACCCATATCCCCAAACGATTGTGTAGGGTGCATCCGGCTGTCGGCGTAGGCCTGCTCCGCCTCCTTATACCACTGTCTTGACATGCTAATGTCAGTCTTGCCCGACTCCATCCTCTTGAGGAAAAACTTCTGCTCAAAGTGGATTGTATCCTCGATCAATGCAGGTCGCAGGCAGCGAATCTGGTGGTTGGCGACGTCCAGTTTCATGGCTTCTAGGACGTTCAGCAGGCTTCGCATTCCAGTGACGAGCTCGTCGAGGTCCATGTTCTTGTTTCCATTGCTCAGTTGGTTGTACATGGCATCAACCCACTCATCGCGCATGGGAGCGCAGTGTGACTTCAAGACGTTCGACAGCCACTGGGCAAGCTTCTCAAGGTCGGCAACGCCCTTGTGGAATTGTCGCATGAGTAACTTGACGTCCAGACCCTCGTCCAGGAAGAGGCGGTCTCGCTGGGGAACAAGTGTCTGAATGATGTCCTTGACCGCATTGAGCAAGATGGGCAGAGTCCAGTCATCTTTCTCGCCGTGCTTGTAAATGAATGTAGGTCTGTCCATGAGGAACTCTGATAGCTCCTGCTTCAGCGCCCTCCAAAACTGATTTGCCTTTTCATGTTTTCTCCGGCCCTTTTCACCGTCGATGTTGGGGCGGAAATGGAGCTCAGGGTCGAAGTTGATATCGTGACGAAGCTTGGGGTTGTGAATGAT is part of the Trichoderma atroviride chromosome 1, complete sequence genome and encodes:
- a CDS encoding uncharacterized protein (EggNog:ENOG41), which translates into the protein MVPEQETGGSIERSRRQLSTSAPCPTNPEAEPIKESEVPAPTQEEAAQEITQSSQVSPRREAEPRASAPQSAPLTRNPSSDSAISVGVVSSSPTPEPTLPSHHTQRLEPPVTKGTLSELDVAKIIHNPKLRHDINFDPELHFRPNIDGEKGRRKHEKANQFWRALKQELSEFLMDRPTFIYKHGEKDDWTLPILLNAVKDIIQTLVPQRDRLFLDEGLDVKLLMRQFHKGVADLEKLAQWLSNVLKSHCAPMRDEWVDAMYNQLSNGNKNMDLDELVTGMRSLLNVLEAMKLDVANHQIRCLRPALIEDTIHFEQKFFLKRMESGKTDISMSRQWYKEAEQAYADSRMHPTQSFGDMGVFFEGLSRLMLPSAWEERLPTTFTFDEERLMKLRADVLDAINLEVCMRVYEDFERIGRRTPAAPSSDCSSQVDDILDRFDFNTPPSISRPSSVVHSVAGSASSSPRSSFVVPSYVAPKRDSQTKARELFQTLVALLQTSPQASQPSTRWQMMAPSMALQIFRFVNLPSTTLPHLEAKLASALSDIDSPYYRDAEESFLTRLMADLGARVREFKGLSGVALFSVATGVRVPSRRPATADRDTDGGSREAFDDASVDDIATRMAHLGVLHWRVWSQLAYADDDQMSVDDDSMQI